In Candidatus Hinthialibacter antarcticus, one genomic interval encodes:
- a CDS encoding FAD-dependent oxidoreductase translates to MTKNKQKIAVVGAGVAGITAAHVLQREYDVTIFEKNNYLGGHTNTIVIQDGPDAGVAVDTGFIVLNDETYPTFHRLLQQLGAPVRNSDMSFGFHCEKTGLQYCGDNLNSIFAQRKNLLNVQHWKMLFDIQKFGKVGCEQLENNNIDSLTLGDFVQKCGFSDSFIENYIAPMGAAIWSTPSKEVMRFPAKTFLEFFKHHGLLSLKPPQWQTVIGGSHTYIKKFIEQFKGRFNLNHSINKVVRNNNGVTLELSNGEKQEFDCAVMASHANETFKILNDPTPDEQRLLGGWRYVKNKVVLHTDSSVMPSNHRAWASWNYKREYIEDGNNALSMTYYMNRLQGLDSKKKYFVTLNSHKKIDHKTIIKEIEYTHPLYDFDSVHTQSELHKLNGINHTYFCGSYFGYGFHEDAVKSGLQVANLFGLDL, encoded by the coding sequence GTGACAAAAAATAAACAAAAGATAGCGGTCGTTGGTGCAGGCGTTGCGGGCATTACTGCTGCGCATGTTCTTCAACGAGAATATGACGTAACAATTTTTGAAAAAAATAATTACTTGGGCGGCCATACCAATACAATCGTTATTCAAGACGGCCCAGACGCTGGCGTTGCGGTTGATACGGGATTTATCGTGCTTAATGACGAGACCTATCCGACCTTTCATCGCTTGCTTCAACAACTCGGTGCGCCGGTTCGCAATAGTGATATGTCATTTGGATTTCATTGTGAGAAAACCGGACTGCAATATTGCGGAGATAATTTGAATTCAATATTTGCGCAAAGAAAAAACCTATTGAATGTTCAACATTGGAAAATGTTATTTGATATTCAAAAATTCGGAAAAGTTGGGTGTGAACAATTAGAAAACAATAATATTGATTCACTTACATTAGGCGACTTTGTGCAGAAATGTGGTTTTTCAGACAGCTTTATTGAAAACTATATTGCTCCAATGGGCGCAGCCATCTGGTCTACGCCTAGTAAAGAGGTGATGCGTTTTCCTGCCAAAACATTTTTGGAGTTTTTTAAACATCATGGATTGCTTTCGCTTAAGCCGCCGCAATGGCAAACCGTTATTGGAGGCAGCCATACATACATCAAAAAATTTATTGAACAATTTAAGGGCCGCTTCAATTTAAATCATTCAATCAACAAAGTTGTTAGAAACAATAATGGCGTTACGCTTGAATTATCCAATGGCGAGAAACAAGAATTTGATTGCGCCGTTATGGCGTCTCATGCAAATGAAACATTTAAAATTCTCAACGATCCAACGCCCGATGAACAGAGATTATTAGGCGGTTGGAGGTACGTCAAAAATAAAGTCGTACTACATACTGATTCATCCGTCATGCCTTCCAATCATCGAGCCTGGGCTTCGTGGAATTATAAACGAGAATACATTGAAGATGGCAATAATGCGCTTTCAATGACCTATTATATGAACCGTTTGCAAGGGTTAGATTCAAAGAAGAAATATTTTGTTACATTGAACAGCCATAAGAAAATTGATCATAAAACGATAATCAAGGAAATCGAATATACACACCCATTGTATGATTTCGATTCTGTACACACGCAAAGTGAATTACACAAACTGAACGGTATAAACCATACATATTTTTGCGGGAGTTATTTTGGTTACGGGTTTCATGAAGATGCGGTCAAGTCAGGTCTGCAAGTCGCGAACCTGTTTGGTTTAGATTTATGA
- a CDS encoding DUF1365 family protein, with protein MKSKIFHCQVMHARLHPMEHHFVYPLYMYALDLNELERLDNENPLFGYNRFRPVSIYDKDYLNKEDGSIQTKLFTLLSLHGFSEEIKQVVLLTSARYFNYVFNPVSFYYCYKNDGSLACVVAEVNNTFKEKHVYVLSRSQESNLKKYTRYSVDKQFHVSPFNDMQGAYEFHFADVTDSIDIHLDLMKQGQASLKTRLWGNTVPLTAKNLFFTLIQQPFVPWFTMPRIVWQAAKLYYGRKLKVYSKPNPSNVMTVRHAQMPLIDKCCAIMIKKVLTNVKNGCLQLILTDHSVEFYGDLHSRQRVSIKVNHSCFFRKAVLGGNIGFGESYVAGDWDTDNLTKLLVFFLENQTYLNNFVLRSAWLGRAANRVMHSFRKNTLVRSRENILAHYDLSNDFFKIFLDDTMTYSCAQFNSEQENLQQGQINKINLMIEKAKITSNDHVLEIGSGWGSFAIQAVKQTGCRVTTITLSAEQLKMARDRVKEEGLHDRIDVLNCDYRNMTGRFDKIISIEMIEAVGHEYLGEYFKQLDKLLNPDGAVVIQAIAVIDQNYESYRRESDWIQKHIFPGGVAPSLHVIAENAMKNSRFFIDHVENIGMDYARTLREWKQTFLSKKKNVADMGFDDEFIRKWEYYFSYCEAGFLTRILNTYQIVFKRPEVL; from the coding sequence ATGAAATCAAAAATTTTTCATTGTCAGGTCATGCATGCACGTCTTCATCCAATGGAGCACCATTTTGTGTATCCGCTTTATATGTATGCTCTTGATTTGAATGAATTGGAGCGACTTGATAATGAAAACCCTTTGTTTGGATATAACCGCTTTCGGCCTGTTTCGATTTACGATAAAGATTATTTAAACAAGGAAGACGGCTCGATTCAAACAAAGTTATTTACGCTTTTATCATTACATGGTTTCTCTGAAGAGATAAAGCAAGTCGTTCTATTAACGTCGGCTCGGTATTTTAATTACGTCTTTAATCCAGTGAGTTTTTATTATTGCTATAAAAATGATGGATCGCTTGCTTGCGTCGTCGCAGAGGTGAATAACACATTCAAAGAAAAGCATGTGTATGTTCTTTCAAGAAGCCAAGAGAGCAATTTGAAAAAATACACGCGCTATTCAGTTGATAAGCAATTTCATGTGTCGCCGTTTAATGATATGCAAGGGGCGTACGAATTTCATTTTGCGGATGTCACTGATTCAATCGATATCCATCTTGACCTAATGAAACAAGGCCAAGCGTCTCTTAAAACGCGGTTGTGGGGAAATACCGTTCCACTTACGGCAAAGAACTTGTTTTTTACTTTAATACAACAGCCATTTGTTCCCTGGTTTACAATGCCAAGAATCGTTTGGCAAGCTGCGAAACTCTATTATGGAAGGAAGTTAAAGGTGTATTCAAAACCCAATCCAAGCAATGTAATGACAGTGCGCCATGCTCAAATGCCTTTGATAGACAAATGCTGCGCAATAATGATCAAAAAAGTTTTAACTAATGTTAAGAATGGTTGTTTGCAATTGATTCTAACTGACCATTCTGTTGAGTTTTATGGTGATTTACATTCAAGACAACGCGTAAGTATAAAAGTGAACCATTCTTGTTTTTTTCGCAAGGCTGTTTTGGGTGGAAATATCGGCTTCGGAGAATCGTATGTTGCTGGAGATTGGGATACGGATAATTTAACGAAATTACTTGTGTTTTTCTTGGAAAACCAAACTTATTTAAACAACTTTGTTTTAAGGTCTGCCTGGCTTGGACGTGCAGCGAATCGCGTTATGCATTCTTTTCGAAAAAATACTCTTGTGAGAAGTCGCGAGAATATTCTAGCGCATTATGATTTAAGCAACGATTTCTTTAAAATCTTTCTTGACGATACGATGACTTATTCATGCGCTCAGTTTAATAGTGAACAAGAAAACCTACAGCAAGGCCAGATCAATAAGATAAATTTAATGATTGAAAAAGCGAAAATTACCTCCAATGATCACGTTTTAGAGATTGGTTCCGGTTGGGGAAGTTTTGCGATTCAGGCGGTAAAGCAAACTGGTTGCCGCGTTACAACAATCACGTTATCTGCTGAGCAACTCAAAATGGCAAGAGACCGTGTTAAAGAAGAAGGATTGCATGATCGGATTGACGTCCTGAATTGTGATTATCGTAATATGACGGGGCGCTTTGATAAAATTATTTCAATTGAAATGATTGAAGCCGTTGGCCATGAGTATTTGGGCGAGTATTTCAAGCAACTCGACAAATTATTAAATCCGGATGGGGCAGTTGTTATACAAGCAATTGCTGTAATAGATCAAAACTATGAATCATACAGAAGAGAGAGCGATTGGATCCAGAAACATATTTTCCCTGGGGGCGTTGCGCCTTCATTACATGTTATTGCTGAAAATGCAATGAAGAATTCACGTTTTTTTATCGACCATGTAGAAAATATTGGAATGGATTATGCTCGTACGTTGCGTGAGTGGAAACAGACATTTCTATCTAAAAAGAAAAACGTAGCGGATATGGGATTTGATGATGAATTTATCCGAAAGTGGGAATATTATTTTTCTTATTGTGAAGCGGGCTTTCTCACTCGAATATTAAACACCTATCAAATTGTCTTTAAACGACCTGAAGTTCTTTAG
- a CDS encoding STAS domain-containing protein, translated as MDYNARAENGVLVIDLLEENIDAGNAKRFKVEILKVLEPYPKAVLNLSPIRFMDSSGLGAMISCLRRQQEADGDLKLAGLKSPALDLFRLVRMDRIFELYDTVEDAVQSYEV; from the coding sequence ATGGATTATAATGCTCGCGCTGAAAACGGCGTTTTAGTCATTGATCTTCTCGAAGAAAATATCGACGCAGGCAACGCCAAGCGCTTTAAGGTTGAGATACTGAAAGTGCTTGAGCCTTATCCCAAAGCAGTGCTGAATCTGTCTCCCATCCGTTTTATGGATAGTTCGGGTCTGGGCGCGATGATTTCTTGTTTGCGTCGTCAACAAGAAGCCGACGGTGATTTAAAACTTGCCGGGCTTAAGTCGCCTGCGCTGGATTTGTTCAGACTGGTTCGGATGGACCGCATCTTTGAACTCTACGATACTGTCGAAGACGCTGTTCAGTCGTATGAGGTTTGA
- a CDS encoding NADPH-dependent assimilatory sulfite reductase hemoprotein subunit: protein MSVEDIKKESKRLRGGINQTLAGSVDHFEEDDYQLLKFHGIYQQDNRDARVERRKQGLDREHIFMVRSRIPGGQVTAKQYLIHDEVVGKFGNGSLRITSRQGLQVHFVVKGELKDCVHAINESGITTWGACGDVVRNVMGASSPIQDAAHQDIWKLSSELAETFKSHSQAYSEIWLNGEKLDTPGSEDEPIYGEFYLPRKFKFGVAVPPRNDTDLYTNDVGLAPHVENGAVVGYTLIVGGGMGMSHAKKNTRPILGKPMFYIERAHVVDLCKAIVLTQRDLGNREDRKQARMKYLVEKLGVEAFKKEVVSRLDDGIQVSEPKPLVWNTTGDLLGWNEQGDGKLFLGLWVPEGRIIDSDEGNYRSAIRAIVETYSTPVRLTPNCNIIFCDVDPKHKDAINALLKEHNVTLDDSFSEARRLGMACVSLPTCGLALAESERVFQGVLDEIDVHLRELGLDQDPILIRMTGCPNGCARPYNADIAFVGKSPGKYVVFVGGSHRGDRLAALDKKMADIKDIPGLVRGYLDEYVSNRNEGECFSDYWGRAHVKDANPSPEQFHQEPASN from the coding sequence ATGTCCGTAGAAGATATCAAAAAAGAGAGCAAACGGCTTCGAGGCGGCATCAATCAGACTTTGGCAGGTTCCGTTGACCATTTTGAAGAAGACGATTACCAGTTGCTGAAGTTTCACGGCATTTATCAGCAAGACAACCGCGACGCCCGCGTTGAACGCCGCAAGCAAGGTCTCGACCGCGAACACATTTTTATGGTGCGCAGCCGCATCCCCGGCGGGCAAGTGACAGCCAAGCAATATTTGATTCATGACGAGGTGGTCGGCAAATTTGGCAACGGCAGTTTGCGCATTACTTCGCGCCAGGGGCTGCAAGTTCACTTTGTCGTAAAAGGTGAATTGAAAGACTGCGTCCATGCGATCAATGAATCCGGCATCACCACCTGGGGCGCGTGCGGCGACGTGGTGCGCAACGTCATGGGCGCGTCTAGCCCCATTCAAGACGCCGCGCATCAGGATATCTGGAAACTGTCTTCCGAACTTGCGGAAACATTCAAATCCCATAGCCAGGCGTATAGCGAAATCTGGTTGAACGGTGAAAAACTCGATACGCCCGGCAGCGAAGACGAACCCATCTACGGCGAGTTTTACTTGCCGCGTAAATTCAAATTTGGCGTCGCGGTCCCGCCGCGCAACGATACCGACCTGTATACCAATGACGTTGGCTTGGCGCCTCATGTTGAAAACGGCGCAGTGGTTGGTTATACGCTGATCGTCGGCGGCGGCATGGGCATGAGCCACGCCAAAAAGAATACCCGCCCCATTTTGGGCAAACCCATGTTCTATATTGAACGCGCCCATGTCGTCGATCTGTGTAAGGCCATCGTGTTGACGCAGCGCGACCTCGGCAACCGCGAAGACCGCAAGCAGGCGCGGATGAAATATCTAGTCGAAAAACTCGGCGTCGAAGCCTTTAAAAAAGAAGTGGTCTCGCGCCTTGATGACGGCATTCAAGTGTCTGAACCCAAGCCATTGGTTTGGAACACAACCGGCGACTTGTTGGGTTGGAACGAACAGGGCGACGGCAAACTTTTTCTTGGCCTATGGGTCCCCGAAGGACGCATCATCGACAGCGATGAAGGCAATTACCGCAGCGCGATTCGCGCCATAGTTGAAACCTATTCGACGCCTGTGCGCCTGACCCCGAATTGCAACATCATTTTTTGCGATGTTGATCCCAAACATAAAGACGCAATCAACGCTCTGTTGAAAGAACATAACGTAACCTTGGACGATAGTTTTTCTGAAGCGCGTCGCCTAGGGATGGCTTGCGTATCCTTGCCTACCTGTGGTTTGGCGCTGGCAGAAAGCGAACGCGTGTTTCAAGGCGTTCTGGATGAAATTGACGTTCACCTACGGGAACTCGGCCTGGACCAAGACCCGATCTTGATCCGCATGACGGGCTGTCCGAACGGGTGTGCGCGTCCGTATAACGCTGACATTGCGTTCGTGGGCAAATCGCCGGGTAAGTATGTCGTCTTTGTTGGCGGGTCGCATCGCGGAGACCGTTTGGCTGCGTTAGACAAAAAAATGGCGGATATCAAAGACATTCCCGGTTTGGTTCGCGGCTATCTTGATGAATACGTCAGCAACCGAAACGAAGGCGAGTGTTTCTCGGATTATTGGGGGCGCGCCCATGTTAAAGATGCGAACCCATCGCCCGAGCAGTTTCATCAAGAGCCAGCATCAAACTAA
- a CDS encoding gamma carbonic anhydrase family protein: MDITVPASAYGGGLVFPYLEHQPQLGENVFIAPNASVIGETTLGDEVSIWFGAVLRGDIAPVSVGRGSNIQDNAVLHVGDDEPCFVGENVVVGHQALLHGCTVEDDCLIGMGAIVLNRAVIGRGSLVGAGALVTQGTIIPPNSLVVGSPATVKRELKDDERQQQAVYAAKYVEVAHNYRLNFST, from the coding sequence ATGGATATCACTGTCCCCGCCTCCGCGTATGGAGGCGGGCTGGTGTTTCCCTATTTAGAGCATCAACCGCAGCTGGGCGAAAATGTGTTTATTGCGCCCAATGCGTCGGTCATTGGCGAGACTACGCTTGGCGATGAGGTCAGCATCTGGTTTGGCGCGGTACTACGCGGCGATATCGCTCCCGTATCAGTCGGGCGGGGCAGCAACATCCAAGACAACGCCGTCTTGCATGTCGGTGATGACGAACCATGCTTCGTCGGTGAAAACGTGGTGGTCGGGCATCAGGCGCTTTTGCATGGTTGCACGGTTGAGGATGATTGTCTGATCGGCATGGGCGCCATTGTGTTGAACCGGGCGGTCATCGGTCGCGGCTCGTTGGTTGGCGCAGGCGCCCTGGTTACGCAAGGAACAATTATCCCCCCAAACAGCCTCGTGGTCGGCTCGCCCGCAACCGTCAAGCGCGAGTTGAAAGACGACGAACGCCAGCAACAGGCTGTATACGCCGCGAAATACGTGGAGGTCGCCCATAATTACCGACTAAATTTCTCGACTTAA
- a CDS encoding CIA30 family protein, translated as MRTVETETVLFDFQHKEMINVFFITNDSVMGGKSQSRLSWNDQGRLTFTGDVSLENNGGFASFRSKNIDFELKGQNYLSASIIGDGKRYRLSIGTNERQSGVYYYFEFDTKTDQKETIVAPLKNFVAKYRGRTVGNAPMLKAENIASVGLMIADSQQGDFSVEIEWIKATFDANNENENQERKK; from the coding sequence ATGCGTACAGTCGAAACCGAAACGGTTTTATTTGATTTTCAACACAAAGAAATGATCAATGTATTTTTCATTACCAATGATTCTGTAATGGGTGGAAAGTCTCAGAGTCGTCTTTCATGGAACGATCAAGGGCGATTGACATTTACAGGAGACGTTTCGCTTGAAAACAATGGAGGATTTGCGTCCTTTCGATCAAAAAATATTGATTTTGAATTGAAGGGCCAAAATTATCTAAGCGCAAGCATTATTGGAGACGGTAAGCGTTACAGGCTATCAATTGGAACAAACGAACGCCAGAGCGGTGTTTATTACTATTTTGAGTTCGACACAAAGACGGATCAAAAAGAAACCATTGTTGCGCCATTGAAAAACTTTGTCGCAAAATATCGAGGCCGCACAGTCGGGAATGCGCCCATGTTGAAAGCAGAAAACATCGCGTCGGTCGGATTAATGATCGCAGATTCTCAGCAGGGTGATTTTTCGGTAGAAATTGAATGGATCAAGGCGACATTTGATGCAAATAATGAGAATGAAAACCAGGAAAGAAAAAAGTGA